One region of Oryza sativa Japonica Group chromosome 5, ASM3414082v1 genomic DNA includes:
- the LOC4339154 gene encoding type I inositol polyphosphate 5-phosphatase 10 isoform X3: MAFPDDDEKMKGCRPKLFGTKDKKVVKRADYQSCSAVKSGPSSSKSQSSSPFRTLTVRSIRLSHLLGHSSSTTKTEPFRIFVSTWNVGGNTPTAELNLDDFLPADDNSDIYVLGFQEIVPLNAGNVLVVEDNEPAARWLALINRTLNKPVDSNADIFQHKPSSSLDSTSSLSSSNLDASFSSRTRTASGSSAIFQKSSLKSIRKPYMPTQRKLLKLCNCSVEMTRKSYKDACFGCPQAYANETDSSEDDTDDRSNDPCGYIVDGMNSAASASRDQLKYNLVSCKRMVGIFITVWAKKELVHHIGHVRTSCIGRGIMGYLGNKGCISVSMTVHQTSFCFICSHLASGEKEGDELRRNLDVLEILRLTQFQRICRAGRRIPEKILDHDRVIWLGDLNYRISLSYEDTKKLLTENNWDALFEKDQLNIERKSGRVFKGWSEEKIYFAPTYKYSSNSDSYAGETATSKKKRRTPAWCDRILWHGDGIVQLSYFRGESKFSDHRPVCGTFIVDVEIQESRSKRRSSNTNIRIGAEELLPTSKSKANKNKGNKGSGT; the protein is encoded by the exons ATGGCCTTCCCAGATGATGATGAAAAGATGAAG GGTTGCCGGCCAAAACTTTTTGGAACAAAAGATAAGAAAGTTGTGAAGAGGGCAGATTACCAAAGCTGTTCTGCAG TTAAGTCCGGGCCAAGTTCCTCAAAGTCACAATCTTCTTCCCCCTTCAGAACACTTACAG TTAGGAGCATACGCCTCAGCCATTTACTTGGTCACTCTTCAAGTACTACTAAAACTGAACCTTTCAG GATATTTGTATCTACATGGAATGTCGGAGGAAACACGCCTACTGCTGAATTAAACCTGGATGACTTCCTTCCTGCTGATGACAATTCAGATATTTATGTTTTAGG TTTTCAGGAAATTGTCCCTCTCAATGCTGGTAATGTGCTTGTCGTAGAAGACAATGAACCAGCTGCAAGGTGGCTTGCTCTTATAAACCGAACGCTAAACAAACCAGTTGACAGTAATGCTGATATCTTCCAGCACAAGCCATCTTCTTCCCTTGATTCAACCTCGTCTCTGTCTTCATCAAACCTTGATGCCTCATTCTCCAGCCGCACAAGAACAGCTAGTGGTAGTTCTGCAATCTTCCAGAAGTCCTCCTTGAAGTCTATCAGGAAGCCTTACATGCCAACCCAGAGAAAACTGCTCAAACTCTGCAATTGCTCAGTTGAGATGACTAGGAAGTCCTACAAAGATGCTTGCTTTGGATGTCCACAAGCATATGCTAATGAGACGGACTCTTCAGAAGATGATACAGATGATAGATCGAATGATCCTTGTGGTTATATAGTTGATGGAATGAATTCTGCTGCCTCTGCCTCCAGGGATCAGCTAAAATACAACCTCGTATCGTGCAAACGAATGGTTGGGATTTTTATCACGGTGTGGGCAAAGAAAGAACTTGTGCATCATATAGGCCATGTGAGAACGTCTTGTATAGGTCGTGGAATAATGGGCTATCTGGGAAACAAG GGATGTATATCAGTGAGCATGACGGTGCACCAGACAAGTTTCTGCTTCATCTGTAGCCATTTGGCTTCAGGTGAGAAAGAGGGTGATGAGCTGAGGCGGAATTTAGATGTTTTAGAGATACTGAGACTCACGCAATTTCAAAGGATTTGTAGAGCTGGGCGAAGAATTCCTGAGAAAATTCTTGACCACGA TCGAGTGATATGGCTGGGAGATCTAAACTACCGTATTTCCTTGAGCTATGAAGATACCAAGAAACTTCTTACTGAAAATAACTGGGATGCCCTTTTTGAAAAGGACCAG CTTAACATCGAGCGCAAGTCTGGAAGGGTGTTCAAGGGTTGGAGTGAGGAGAAGATATATTTTGCTCCCACATACAAGTATTCTAGTAACTCAGATTCTTATGCTGGAGAGACTGCAACatcaaagaaaaagaggagaacCCCCGCCTG GTGTGACAGAATACTATGGCATGGAGATGGCATTGTGCAGTTGTCCTACTTCCGTGGGGAGTCCAAATTTTCGGATCACCGTCCTGTCTGTGGAACATTTATTGTTGATGTTGAAATACAAGAGAGCAGATCAAAGAGGCGATCATCTAATACCAACATCAGAATAGGTGCTGAAGAACTCTTACCAACTAGTAAGAGTAAGGCTAATAAAAATAAGGGCAATAAAG GTTCTGGGACCTAA
- the LOC4339154 gene encoding type I inositol polyphosphate 5-phosphatase 10 isoform X1, which produces MAFPDDDEKMKGCRPKLFGTKDKKVVKRADYQSCSAAHLVESGELLKSVGQSANYIHKLSPGQVPQSHNLLPPSEHLQEVFAEVRSIRLSHLLGHSSSTTKTEPFRIFVSTWNVGGNTPTAELNLDDFLPADDNSDIYVLGFQEIVPLNAGNVLVVEDNEPAARWLALINRTLNKPVDSNADIFQHKPSSSLDSTSSLSSSNLDASFSSRTRTASGSSAIFQKSSLKSIRKPYMPTQRKLLKLCNCSVEMTRKSYKDACFGCPQAYANETDSSEDDTDDRSNDPCGYIVDGMNSAASASRDQLKYNLVSCKRMVGIFITVWAKKELVHHIGHVRTSCIGRGIMGYLGNKGCISVSMTVHQTSFCFICSHLASGEKEGDELRRNLDVLEILRLTQFQRICRAGRRIPEKILDHDRVIWLGDLNYRISLSYEDTKKLLTENNWDALFEKDQLNIERKSGRVFKGWSEEKIYFAPTYKYSSNSDSYAGETATSKKKRRTPAWCDRILWHGDGIVQLSYFRGESKFSDHRPVCGTFIVDVEIQESRSKRRSSNTNIRIGAEELLPTSKSKANKNKGNKGSGT; this is translated from the exons ATGGCCTTCCCAGATGATGATGAAAAGATGAAG GGTTGCCGGCCAAAACTTTTTGGAACAAAAGATAAGAAAGTTGTGAAGAGGGCAGATTACCAAAGCTGTTCTGCAG CTCATCTAGTTGAATCAGGGGAATTGCTCAAGTCAGTTGGGCAATCAGCCAACTACATTCATAAG TTAAGTCCGGGCCAAGTTCCTCAAAGTCACAATCTTCTTCCCCCTTCAGAACACTTACAG GAAGTTTTTGCAGAAGTTAGGAGCATACGCCTCAGCCATTTACTTGGTCACTCTTCAAGTACTACTAAAACTGAACCTTTCAG GATATTTGTATCTACATGGAATGTCGGAGGAAACACGCCTACTGCTGAATTAAACCTGGATGACTTCCTTCCTGCTGATGACAATTCAGATATTTATGTTTTAGG TTTTCAGGAAATTGTCCCTCTCAATGCTGGTAATGTGCTTGTCGTAGAAGACAATGAACCAGCTGCAAGGTGGCTTGCTCTTATAAACCGAACGCTAAACAAACCAGTTGACAGTAATGCTGATATCTTCCAGCACAAGCCATCTTCTTCCCTTGATTCAACCTCGTCTCTGTCTTCATCAAACCTTGATGCCTCATTCTCCAGCCGCACAAGAACAGCTAGTGGTAGTTCTGCAATCTTCCAGAAGTCCTCCTTGAAGTCTATCAGGAAGCCTTACATGCCAACCCAGAGAAAACTGCTCAAACTCTGCAATTGCTCAGTTGAGATGACTAGGAAGTCCTACAAAGATGCTTGCTTTGGATGTCCACAAGCATATGCTAATGAGACGGACTCTTCAGAAGATGATACAGATGATAGATCGAATGATCCTTGTGGTTATATAGTTGATGGAATGAATTCTGCTGCCTCTGCCTCCAGGGATCAGCTAAAATACAACCTCGTATCGTGCAAACGAATGGTTGGGATTTTTATCACGGTGTGGGCAAAGAAAGAACTTGTGCATCATATAGGCCATGTGAGAACGTCTTGTATAGGTCGTGGAATAATGGGCTATCTGGGAAACAAG GGATGTATATCAGTGAGCATGACGGTGCACCAGACAAGTTTCTGCTTCATCTGTAGCCATTTGGCTTCAGGTGAGAAAGAGGGTGATGAGCTGAGGCGGAATTTAGATGTTTTAGAGATACTGAGACTCACGCAATTTCAAAGGATTTGTAGAGCTGGGCGAAGAATTCCTGAGAAAATTCTTGACCACGA TCGAGTGATATGGCTGGGAGATCTAAACTACCGTATTTCCTTGAGCTATGAAGATACCAAGAAACTTCTTACTGAAAATAACTGGGATGCCCTTTTTGAAAAGGACCAG CTTAACATCGAGCGCAAGTCTGGAAGGGTGTTCAAGGGTTGGAGTGAGGAGAAGATATATTTTGCTCCCACATACAAGTATTCTAGTAACTCAGATTCTTATGCTGGAGAGACTGCAACatcaaagaaaaagaggagaacCCCCGCCTG GTGTGACAGAATACTATGGCATGGAGATGGCATTGTGCAGTTGTCCTACTTCCGTGGGGAGTCCAAATTTTCGGATCACCGTCCTGTCTGTGGAACATTTATTGTTGATGTTGAAATACAAGAGAGCAGATCAAAGAGGCGATCATCTAATACCAACATCAGAATAGGTGCTGAAGAACTCTTACCAACTAGTAAGAGTAAGGCTAATAAAAATAAGGGCAATAAAG GTTCTGGGACCTAA
- the LOC4339154 gene encoding type I inositol polyphosphate 5-phosphatase 10 isoform X2, translated as MAFPDDDEKMKGCRPKLFGTKDKKVVKRADYQSCSAVKSGPSSSKSQSSSPFRTLTEVRSIRLSHLLGHSSSTTKTEPFRIFVSTWNVGGNTPTAELNLDDFLPADDNSDIYVLGFQEIVPLNAGNVLVVEDNEPAARWLALINRTLNKPVDSNADIFQHKPSSSLDSTSSLSSSNLDASFSSRTRTASGSSAIFQKSSLKSIRKPYMPTQRKLLKLCNCSVEMTRKSYKDACFGCPQAYANETDSSEDDTDDRSNDPCGYIVDGMNSAASASRDQLKYNLVSCKRMVGIFITVWAKKELVHHIGHVRTSCIGRGIMGYLGNKGCISVSMTVHQTSFCFICSHLASGEKEGDELRRNLDVLEILRLTQFQRICRAGRRIPEKILDHDRVIWLGDLNYRISLSYEDTKKLLTENNWDALFEKDQLNIERKSGRVFKGWSEEKIYFAPTYKYSSNSDSYAGETATSKKKRRTPAWCDRILWHGDGIVQLSYFRGESKFSDHRPVCGTFIVDVEIQESRSKRRSSNTNIRIGAEELLPTSKSKANKNKGNKGSGT; from the exons ATGGCCTTCCCAGATGATGATGAAAAGATGAAG GGTTGCCGGCCAAAACTTTTTGGAACAAAAGATAAGAAAGTTGTGAAGAGGGCAGATTACCAAAGCTGTTCTGCAG TTAAGTCCGGGCCAAGTTCCTCAAAGTCACAATCTTCTTCCCCCTTCAGAACACTTACAG AAGTTAGGAGCATACGCCTCAGCCATTTACTTGGTCACTCTTCAAGTACTACTAAAACTGAACCTTTCAG GATATTTGTATCTACATGGAATGTCGGAGGAAACACGCCTACTGCTGAATTAAACCTGGATGACTTCCTTCCTGCTGATGACAATTCAGATATTTATGTTTTAGG TTTTCAGGAAATTGTCCCTCTCAATGCTGGTAATGTGCTTGTCGTAGAAGACAATGAACCAGCTGCAAGGTGGCTTGCTCTTATAAACCGAACGCTAAACAAACCAGTTGACAGTAATGCTGATATCTTCCAGCACAAGCCATCTTCTTCCCTTGATTCAACCTCGTCTCTGTCTTCATCAAACCTTGATGCCTCATTCTCCAGCCGCACAAGAACAGCTAGTGGTAGTTCTGCAATCTTCCAGAAGTCCTCCTTGAAGTCTATCAGGAAGCCTTACATGCCAACCCAGAGAAAACTGCTCAAACTCTGCAATTGCTCAGTTGAGATGACTAGGAAGTCCTACAAAGATGCTTGCTTTGGATGTCCACAAGCATATGCTAATGAGACGGACTCTTCAGAAGATGATACAGATGATAGATCGAATGATCCTTGTGGTTATATAGTTGATGGAATGAATTCTGCTGCCTCTGCCTCCAGGGATCAGCTAAAATACAACCTCGTATCGTGCAAACGAATGGTTGGGATTTTTATCACGGTGTGGGCAAAGAAAGAACTTGTGCATCATATAGGCCATGTGAGAACGTCTTGTATAGGTCGTGGAATAATGGGCTATCTGGGAAACAAG GGATGTATATCAGTGAGCATGACGGTGCACCAGACAAGTTTCTGCTTCATCTGTAGCCATTTGGCTTCAGGTGAGAAAGAGGGTGATGAGCTGAGGCGGAATTTAGATGTTTTAGAGATACTGAGACTCACGCAATTTCAAAGGATTTGTAGAGCTGGGCGAAGAATTCCTGAGAAAATTCTTGACCACGA TCGAGTGATATGGCTGGGAGATCTAAACTACCGTATTTCCTTGAGCTATGAAGATACCAAGAAACTTCTTACTGAAAATAACTGGGATGCCCTTTTTGAAAAGGACCAG CTTAACATCGAGCGCAAGTCTGGAAGGGTGTTCAAGGGTTGGAGTGAGGAGAAGATATATTTTGCTCCCACATACAAGTATTCTAGTAACTCAGATTCTTATGCTGGAGAGACTGCAACatcaaagaaaaagaggagaacCCCCGCCTG GTGTGACAGAATACTATGGCATGGAGATGGCATTGTGCAGTTGTCCTACTTCCGTGGGGAGTCCAAATTTTCGGATCACCGTCCTGTCTGTGGAACATTTATTGTTGATGTTGAAATACAAGAGAGCAGATCAAAGAGGCGATCATCTAATACCAACATCAGAATAGGTGCTGAAGAACTCTTACCAACTAGTAAGAGTAAGGCTAATAAAAATAAGGGCAATAAAG GTTCTGGGACCTAA
- the LOC4339153 gene encoding NADH--cytochrome b5 reductase 1, giving the protein MEFLQGQSTETAVAVAVAVVAVAAGAAFLLLLLRSSKKPKGCLDPENFKEFKLVEKRQISHNVAKFRFALPTPASVLGLPIGQHISCRGQDATGEEVIKPYTPTTLDSDLGRFELVIKMYPQGRMSHHFHEMKVGDYLSVRGPKGRFKYQPGQVRAFGMLAGGSGITPMFQVTRAILENPSDNTKVHLIYANVTYDDILLKEELDSMVETYPDRFKIYYVLNQPPEIWNGGVGFVSMEMIQTHCPAPAADIQILRCGPPPMNKAMAEHLENLGYTKEMQFQF; this is encoded by the exons ATGGAGTTCCTGCAGGGGCAGAGCACGGAGAccgccgtggccgtggcggtggccgtcgtcgccgtggccgccggcgccgccttcctcctcctcctcctccgcagcAGCAAGAAGCCCAAGG GCTGCTTGGACCCTGAGAACTTCAAGGAGTTTAAGCTTGTGGAGAAGAGGCAGATCAGTCATAATGTGGCCAAGTTCAGATTTGCTCTACCAACCCCTGCTTCTGTGCTGGGGCTTCCAATTGGCCAACATATCAGTTGCAG AGGGCAGGATGCTACTGGCGAGGAAGTAATCAAGCCTTATACTCCAACTACGCTGGATTCTGATCTTGGACGGTTTGAGCTTGTTATTAAG ATGTATCCCCAAGGAAGAATGTCTCATCATTTTCATGAGATGAAAGTTGGTGACTATTTATCTGTGAGAGGACCTAAG GGTCGCTTCAAATACCAACCTGGGCAAGTAAGAGCATTTGGAATGTTAGCTGGAGGATCAGGCATTACCCCAATGTTCCAA GTCACAAGAGCAATTCTTGAAAACCCAAGTGACAATACGAAAGTGCACTTAATCTATGCCAATGTCACATATGATGACATTCTTCTAAAG GAAGAATTGGATAGTATGGTTGAAACCTATCCCGATCGCTTCAAGATATACTATGTATTAAATCAG CCTCCAGAAATCTGGAATGGTGGTGTTGGGTTTGTGTCAATGGAAATGATCCAAACCCATTGCCCGGCACCTGCTGCTGACATTCAG ATATTGAGATGCGGACCTCCTCCCATGAACAAAGCCATGGCTGAACACCTGGAGAATCTTGGCTACACGAAGGAAATGCAGTTCCAATTCTAA